Proteins from a genomic interval of Syngnathus acus chromosome 4, fSynAcu1.2, whole genome shotgun sequence:
- the kdm4b gene encoding lysine-specific demethylase 4B isoform X4, whose protein sequence is MANNTAMDAMVPPHPVPASRPAAQKGLPIQEPAVQNGIPIQEPMLTEIAETVVTSYPNPGPAATESLPPQPHIAYGLASGSELPQDPLPPPPPPPPPPSCTKNPTCKIMTFRPTMEEFKDFAKYIVYMESEGAHRAGLAKVIPPEGWKPRKSYEAIEDMVIPAPIMQVVTGQSGLFTQYNIQKKSMTVGEYRKLANSKKYCTPRHKDFDDLERKYWKNLTFVSPIYGADVSGSIYDEDINEWNIGHLNTLLDMVEQECGIVIDGVNTPYLYFGMWKTTFAWHTEDMDLYSINYLHFGQSKSWYCIPPEHGKRLERLAQGFFPGSSQGCDAFLRHKMTLISPSILKKYSIPFDRVTQNEGEFMITFPYGYHAGFNHGFNCAESTNFATLRWVDYGKTASQCTCRKDMVKISMDVFVRCLQPDRYDLWKQGKDIITLDHSRITELNSPELERWRQQRVAYRANLLRRAMHKMKQFRRLKIEEVKVLAEEGIELNAADYQRQVEEREAQRKQERENRLAREAMITLEAMERRDQEAAEAASRATETSAQEKAQQQSMTEDGHVMPKTAAITGFQEAFEQFAASRSVLSDDTEEISCDKKTVSQATYPNMKVTTEVKKSRRHPLTKPPMRSPLSVVKQDPSGSKAELSSPETLKSSMEKQEHLWQNRSRNFLAEKAFNSAVSILQPYCAVCSLFCPYKKVPTHITQFCKLLYK, encoded by the exons ATGGCGAACAACACAGCCATGGATGCAATGGTGCCTCCTCACCCTGTTCCAGCATCACGGCCTGCAGCTCAAAAAGGGCTTCCCATCCAGGAGCCAGCAGTTCAAAATGGGATTCCCATCCAGGAGCCAATGCTAACTGAAATAGCTGAGACAGTGGTGACCTCATACCCCAATCCTGGCCCAGCTGCCACTGAGTCTCTGCCTCCACAACCACATATTGCTTATGGCCTTGCCTCTGGTTCTGAGCTGCCCCAGGATCCtctgccgccaccgccgccgccaccgccaccaCCGTCCTGCACTAAGAACCCCACCTGCAAGATCATGACCTTCCGTCCAACCATGGAGGAATTTAAAGACTTTGCCAAATATATTGTCTACATGGAGAGTGAAGGAGCTCATCGTGCTGGTCTGGCCAAG GTGATTCCGCCGGAAGGTTGGAAACCACGGAAATCCTACGAGGCCATTGAGGATATGGTGATCCCAGCACCCATCATGCAAGTGGTGACTGGTCAGTCTGGTCTGTTTACCCAGTACAACATCCAGAAGAAATCCATGACAGTGGGCGAGTACCGCAAGCTGGCCAACAGTAAAAA GTACTGCACACCACGTCATAAAGACTTTGATGACCTAGAGAGAAAGTACTGGAAGAACCTAACTTTTGTCTCTCCCATCTATGGGGCGGATGTTAGTGGATCCATCTATGATGAG GACATCAATGAGTGGAACATTGGCCACCTGAACACGCTGCTCGACATGGTGGAGCAGGAGTGTGGTATTGTCATAGATGGCGTGAACACTCCCTATCTGTACTTTGGCATGTGGAAGACTACCTTTGCCTGGCACACTGAGGACATGGATCTCTACAGCATCAACTACCTGCATTTTGGCCAGtccaagtcttg GTATTGTATCCCACCAGAGCATGGCAAAAGACTGGAGAGACTTGCACAAG GTTTCTTCCCTGGGAGTTCCCAAGGGTGTGATGCTTTCCTTCGCCACAAGATGACTTTGATCTCTCCATCAATCCTGAAGAAATATAGTATTCCCTTTGACAGG GTAACTCAGAATGAAGGGGAATTCATGATAACTTTTCCTTATGGCTACCACGCTGGCTTCAACCATGGCTTCAACTGTGCTGAATCCACAAACTTTGCCACTTTGCGTTGGGTTGACTACGGCAAAACAGCTTCTCAG TGCACCTGCCGTAAAGATATGGTCAAGATCTCCATGGATGTTTTTGTGCGCTGCCTCCAACCGGATCGCTATGATCTGTGGAAGCAAGGAAAAGACATCATAACGTTGGACCACAGTCGGATCACAGAGCTGAACAGCCCAGAATTGGAGCGCTGGAGACAGCAGCGTGTCGCATACAGAGCCAACCTTCTGCGGAG GGCCATGCATAAAATGAAACAGTTCCGCCGTCTCAAGATTGAGGAGGTGAAGGTGCTGGCAGAAGAGGGCATTGAGTTAAATGCTGCTGACTACCAGCGTCAAGTCGAAGAGCGGGAAGCCCAGCGGAAGCAGGAGAGAGAAAACCGTCTTGCCAGAGAGGCCATGATCACCCTTGAGGCCATGGAACGTAGGGACCAGGAGGCTGCTGAAGCTGCCTCACGAGCAACTGAAACCTCAGCTCAAGAGA AGGCCCAACAGCAGAGCATGACGGAGGATGGTCATGTAATGCCAAAAACGGCCGCCATCACTGGATTTCAAGAAGCATTCGAACAGTTTGCTGCGTCACGGTCTGTCTTGTCAGATGACACAGAAGAAATCAGTTGCGACAAG aaaacTGTTTCTCAGGCAACCTACCCCAACATGAAGGTGACCACGGAGGTTAAGAAGAGCCGACGCCACCCTCTTACCAAACCACCCATGCGGTCTCCTTTGTCCGTTGTCAAGCAAGATCCGAGTGGTTCCAAAg CAGAGCTTTCCTCACCCGAGACACTGAAAAGCAGCATGGAGAAACAAGAGCACCTCTGGCAGAATCGCTCCCGCAACTTCTTGGCTGAGAAGGCCTTCAATTCTGCTGTGTCAATACTTCAGCCATACTGCGCTGTATGCTCCCTCTTCTGTCCTTATAAAAAGGTACCTACACACATCACACAATTCTGCAAGTTACT GTACAAGTGA
- the ccdc124 gene encoding coiled-coil domain-containing protein 124 has product MPKKFQGENSKAATARARKAEAKAEADARKKQEEDDALWQETDKHVLKKEQRKDDKEKKRIELLERKKEAQRLLDEETARIKGKSQKEDGGGEKLTRAQIEESIKSVPQPQQLKPKDKSHLEIPLEENVNRIMQEEGTVEARNVEDAIAVLSITPEDLDRHPERRIKAAYMLYEETNLPRLKKENPNMRLSQLKHLLKKEWMKSPENPLNQKFAAYNSK; this is encoded by the exons ATGCCGAAGAAGTTCCAGGGCGAGAACTCCAAGGCGGCCACAGCCAGAGCCCGCAAGGCTGAGGCCAAGGCTGAGGCGGATGCGCGCAAGAAGCAGGAAGAGGATGATGCCCTGTGGCAGGAAACTGACAAACATGTCCTGAAAAAAGAGCAGAGGAAG GATGAtaaggagaagaagaggatTGAGCTATTGGAGAGGAAAAAGGAGGCCCAGCGACTCCTGGATGAAGAGACTGCCAGAATAAAAGGCAAATCCCAGAAGGAGGATGGAGGTGGTGAAAAGTTGACCCGGGCCCAGATAGAGGAGTCTATTAAGAGTGTCCCCCAGCCTCAGCAGCTCAAGCCAAAAG ACAAGAGCCATCTGGAGATTCCACTGGAAGAAAATGTGAACAGAATTATGCAGGAGGAAGGAACTGTGGAAGCTAGAAATGTAGAAGATGCCATTGCTGTGCTCAG CATTACACCTGAGGACCTGGACCGCCACCCGGAGCGGCGGATAAAAGCCGCTTACATGTTGTACGAGGAGACCAATTTGCCTcgcttgaagaaagaaaacccGAACATGAGATTGTCTCAGCTGAAGCACCTGCTGAAGAAGGAGTGGATGAAGTCTCCCGAGAATCCCCTTAATCAAAAGTTTGCGGCATACAACTCAAAGTGA
- the kcnn1b gene encoding small conductance calcium-activated potassium channel protein 1b isoform X1 → MHAIAGTFISTSTVLLFQLFRNTMRLILVKPTNATRRLDTTGQVFRDDEREGCTSRGQSLPTKIPEGIHGQHSGTIDAPSIPHETYNGAIPSPKVSAQMLPLQTENMSISQRTNQDWLLLCGQVSGEGADSSLSPVQRPGTGMGHPNNDTCACSCSGAQQQHPEASIFHPSAQRFSTDCFMPQYRNQQEQMSLPRQQTCNHFKDANSNFNIPLHASNECPVKIKKLFQHSLPAESGEPNWRERCQDREKQHARYSVSGGETWKSHDDPPIILKCHHLSSNHMTRTPCAQRSSTPATNHSVQSFSTSQYSSFDHQDLVEEATRRYSQTNTNKHLSGSKLSPTNHITPSEVTERGAHGNGDAVGSLASHETARSTVDEIQSGQQLLHSTLLEDAFSKVIREDSSKTNCENAITEDGSVPPKKDSNFRLGQRRALFGKRKQLSDYSLVCGMFGIVVMVIETELSRGFYSKESTYSYVLKGLISVSTTILLGLILMYHAREIQLFMVNNGADDWRIAMTFERILFIVLELLVCAIHPIPGRYVFSWTTRLAFNYTTLVADADVDIILSVPMFLRLYLIGRVMLLHSKLFTDASSRSIGALNKISFDTRFVMKTLMTICPGTVLLVFSVSCWIIAAWTVRICERYHDAQEVTSTFLGAMWLISITFLSIGYGDMVPHTYCGKGVCLLTGIMGAGCTALVVAVVARKSELTRAEKHVHNFMMDTQLYKKVKNTAANVLRETWLIYKHTKLVKKVDRARVRHHQRKFLQAIHQLRKVKMEQRKLTDQANTIADLAKTQNMMYDLVSDLQHRSEELDRRIVALEDKLDLILLNMHSLPDVLSQAITKIQKDFLDDLVCRVHLLSSSRSSECCSVPARPLCQGSISSQTPYG, encoded by the exons ATGCATGCAATAGCTGGTACTTTTATTTCCACATCAACTGTGTTATTGTTTCAGCTGTTCAGAAATACCATGCGGTTGATTCTGGTTAAACCCACAAATGCAACCCGACGCCTCGATACAACGGGTCAAGTATTCCGTGATGACGAACGTGAGGGTTGCACCTCAAGAGGTCAGTCACTACCGACCAAAATTCCTGAGGGGATACATGGACAACACTCAGGAACAATTGATGCTCCTTCAATTCCCCATGAAACTTACAATGGAGCCATTCCATCCCCGAAAGTGTCCGCTCAGATGTTACCGCtacaaactgaaaacatgaGCATATCTCAGAGGACGAATCAGGACTGGCTGCTGCTTTGTGGCCAAGTTAGCGGTGAAGGGGCCGATTCTTCCTTATCCCCAGTCCAGAGACCAGGCACAGGTATGGGACATCCAAACAATGACACATGTGCTTGTTCCTGTTCTGGTGCACAGCAGCAACATCCTGAAGCGTCTATCTTCCATCCCTCAGCACAGAGGTTTAGTACCGATTGTTTCATGCCACAGTACCGAAACCAACAAGAGCAAATGTCTCTTCCCCGACAACAAACTTGCAATCATTTCAAAGATGCCAATTCAAACTTCAACATCCCACTGCATGCCTCCAACGAATGTCCCGTGAAAATCAAGAAACTTTTCCAACATTCTCTACCTGCCGAGAGTGGCGAGCCCAATTGGAGAGAGAGGTGTCAGGATCGTGAAAAGCAACACGCACGTTACTCTGTCAGTGGTGGCGAAACCTGGAAGTCCCACGACGATCCACCCATCATCCTCAAATGTCATCATCTCTCATCCAACCATATGACCAGAACACCCTGCGCCCAGAGGTCTTCTACACCAGCCACTAACCACAGTGTGCAGTCCTTCTCCACCAGTCAGTATAGCTCTTTTGACCATCAAGACTTAGTAGAGGAGGCAACGAGAAGATATAGTCAG acaaacACCAATAAGCATCTCAGTGGATCCAAACTTTCGCCTACAAATCACATCACTCCATCTGAAGTCACAGAAAGAGGCGCTCATGGCAATGGTGATGCCGTGGGGTCGCTGGCCAGCCATGAAACTGCGAGATCCACTGTGGATGAAATCCAATCGGGCCAGCAGCTTCTTCACAGCACCCTCCTGGAGGATGCCTTCTCCAAAGTCATCAGAGAGGATTCAAGTAAGACCAATTGTGAGAACGCCATTACAGAGGATGGTAGCGTACCGCCGAAGAAGGACAGCAACTTCAGACTGGGTCAGCGTAGAGCTCTTTTTGGGAAGCGCAAACAGCTGAGTGACTACTCTTTGGTCTGTGGGATGTTTGGcattgttgtcatggtgattgAGACTGAGCTGTCTAGAGGATTTTACAGCAAG GAGTCCACATATTCATATGTACTAAAAGGTCTTATCAGTGTTTCGACTACTATTTTACTTGGCCTTATTCTCATGTACCATGCGAGGGAAATCCAG CTCTTCATGGTGAACAACGGTGCAGATGACTGGCGGATCGCTATGACCTTTGAGCGAATTCTCTTCATTGTGTTGGAGCTCCTCGTGTGTGCCATCCATCCCATCCCAGGTCGATATGTGTTCAGCTGGACTACTCGACTGGCGTTCAACTACACCACATTGGTGGCGGACGCTGATGTCGACATTATCCTGTCCGTGCCCATGTTTCTCCGCCTCTACCTGATTGGCCGGGTCATGCTACTCCACAGCAAGCTCTTCACAGATGCATCTTCTCGTAGCATCGGGGCGCTAAACAAGATCAGCTTTGACACGCGTTTTGTCATGAAGACTCTGATGACTATCTGCCCTGGCACTGTCCTACTCGTGTTCAGCGTATCCTGTTGGATTATTGCTGCATGGACTGTGCGCATCTGTGAGAG ATATCACGATGCACAGGAAGTGACCAGCACCTTTCTGGGAGCAATGTGGCTGATCTCTATCACTTTCTTGTCCATCGGCTATGGTGACATGGTGCCTCACACTTACTGCGGAAAAGGAGTGTGCCTGTTAACAGGCATCATG GGAGCAGGTTGTACAGCTTTGGTGGTTGCCGTGGTTGCGAGGAAGTCAGAGCTCACCAGAGCTGAGAAACACGTCCATAACTTCATGATGGATACTCAGCTCTATAAAAAG GTAAAAAACACTGCAGCCAATGTGTTGAGAGAGACATGGCTCATTTACAAACACACCAAGCTGGTGAAGAAAGTTGATCGTGCGAGGGTACGCCACCATCAACGTAAATTCCTGCAAGCTATTCACCA ACTGCGGAAAGTTAAAATGGAGCAAAGGAAACTAACTGACCAGGCCAACACCATTGCTGATCTTGCAAAG ACTCAGAACATGATGTACGATCTGGTGTCGGACCTGCAGCATCGAAGTGAGGAGCTAGACAGGAGGATTGTGGCCTTGGAAGACAAGCTGGACTTGATACTTCTCAACATGCACTCGCTGCCTGATGTGCTCTCTCAAGCAATAACaaagatacaaaaagattttttagATGATTTGGTCTGCCGTGTCCACCTCCTATCGTCCTCCCGAAGCTCTGAGTGCTGCTCGGTTCCCGCCAGGCCACTCTGTCAAGGCTCCATCTCATCACAGACGCCATATGGATGA
- the kcnn1b gene encoding small conductance calcium-activated potassium channel protein 1b isoform X2 — MRLILVKPTNATRRLDTTGQVFRDDEREGCTSRGQSLPTKIPEGIHGQHSGTIDAPSIPHETYNGAIPSPKVSAQMLPLQTENMSISQRTNQDWLLLCGQVSGEGADSSLSPVQRPGTGMGHPNNDTCACSCSGAQQQHPEASIFHPSAQRFSTDCFMPQYRNQQEQMSLPRQQTCNHFKDANSNFNIPLHASNECPVKIKKLFQHSLPAESGEPNWRERCQDREKQHARYSVSGGETWKSHDDPPIILKCHHLSSNHMTRTPCAQRSSTPATNHSVQSFSTSQYSSFDHQDLVEEATRRYSQTNTNKHLSGSKLSPTNHITPSEVTERGAHGNGDAVGSLASHETARSTVDEIQSGQQLLHSTLLEDAFSKVIREDSSKTNCENAITEDGSVPPKKDSNFRLGQRRALFGKRKQLSDYSLVCGMFGIVVMVIETELSRGFYSKESTYSYVLKGLISVSTTILLGLILMYHAREIQLFMVNNGADDWRIAMTFERILFIVLELLVCAIHPIPGRYVFSWTTRLAFNYTTLVADADVDIILSVPMFLRLYLIGRVMLLHSKLFTDASSRSIGALNKISFDTRFVMKTLMTICPGTVLLVFSVSCWIIAAWTVRICERYHDAQEVTSTFLGAMWLISITFLSIGYGDMVPHTYCGKGVCLLTGIMGAGCTALVVAVVARKSELTRAEKHVHNFMMDTQLYKKVKNTAANVLRETWLIYKHTKLVKKVDRARVRHHQRKFLQAIHQLRKVKMEQRKLTDQANTIADLAKTQNMMYDLVSDLQHRSEELDRRIVALEDKLDLILLNMHSLPDVLSQAITKIQKDFLDDLVCRVHLLSSSRSSECCSVPARPLCQGSISSQTPYG; from the exons ATGCGGTTGATTCTGGTTAAACCCACAAATGCAACCCGACGCCTCGATACAACGGGTCAAGTATTCCGTGATGACGAACGTGAGGGTTGCACCTCAAGAGGTCAGTCACTACCGACCAAAATTCCTGAGGGGATACATGGACAACACTCAGGAACAATTGATGCTCCTTCAATTCCCCATGAAACTTACAATGGAGCCATTCCATCCCCGAAAGTGTCCGCTCAGATGTTACCGCtacaaactgaaaacatgaGCATATCTCAGAGGACGAATCAGGACTGGCTGCTGCTTTGTGGCCAAGTTAGCGGTGAAGGGGCCGATTCTTCCTTATCCCCAGTCCAGAGACCAGGCACAGGTATGGGACATCCAAACAATGACACATGTGCTTGTTCCTGTTCTGGTGCACAGCAGCAACATCCTGAAGCGTCTATCTTCCATCCCTCAGCACAGAGGTTTAGTACCGATTGTTTCATGCCACAGTACCGAAACCAACAAGAGCAAATGTCTCTTCCCCGACAACAAACTTGCAATCATTTCAAAGATGCCAATTCAAACTTCAACATCCCACTGCATGCCTCCAACGAATGTCCCGTGAAAATCAAGAAACTTTTCCAACATTCTCTACCTGCCGAGAGTGGCGAGCCCAATTGGAGAGAGAGGTGTCAGGATCGTGAAAAGCAACACGCACGTTACTCTGTCAGTGGTGGCGAAACCTGGAAGTCCCACGACGATCCACCCATCATCCTCAAATGTCATCATCTCTCATCCAACCATATGACCAGAACACCCTGCGCCCAGAGGTCTTCTACACCAGCCACTAACCACAGTGTGCAGTCCTTCTCCACCAGTCAGTATAGCTCTTTTGACCATCAAGACTTAGTAGAGGAGGCAACGAGAAGATATAGTCAG acaaacACCAATAAGCATCTCAGTGGATCCAAACTTTCGCCTACAAATCACATCACTCCATCTGAAGTCACAGAAAGAGGCGCTCATGGCAATGGTGATGCCGTGGGGTCGCTGGCCAGCCATGAAACTGCGAGATCCACTGTGGATGAAATCCAATCGGGCCAGCAGCTTCTTCACAGCACCCTCCTGGAGGATGCCTTCTCCAAAGTCATCAGAGAGGATTCAAGTAAGACCAATTGTGAGAACGCCATTACAGAGGATGGTAGCGTACCGCCGAAGAAGGACAGCAACTTCAGACTGGGTCAGCGTAGAGCTCTTTTTGGGAAGCGCAAACAGCTGAGTGACTACTCTTTGGTCTGTGGGATGTTTGGcattgttgtcatggtgattgAGACTGAGCTGTCTAGAGGATTTTACAGCAAG GAGTCCACATATTCATATGTACTAAAAGGTCTTATCAGTGTTTCGACTACTATTTTACTTGGCCTTATTCTCATGTACCATGCGAGGGAAATCCAG CTCTTCATGGTGAACAACGGTGCAGATGACTGGCGGATCGCTATGACCTTTGAGCGAATTCTCTTCATTGTGTTGGAGCTCCTCGTGTGTGCCATCCATCCCATCCCAGGTCGATATGTGTTCAGCTGGACTACTCGACTGGCGTTCAACTACACCACATTGGTGGCGGACGCTGATGTCGACATTATCCTGTCCGTGCCCATGTTTCTCCGCCTCTACCTGATTGGCCGGGTCATGCTACTCCACAGCAAGCTCTTCACAGATGCATCTTCTCGTAGCATCGGGGCGCTAAACAAGATCAGCTTTGACACGCGTTTTGTCATGAAGACTCTGATGACTATCTGCCCTGGCACTGTCCTACTCGTGTTCAGCGTATCCTGTTGGATTATTGCTGCATGGACTGTGCGCATCTGTGAGAG ATATCACGATGCACAGGAAGTGACCAGCACCTTTCTGGGAGCAATGTGGCTGATCTCTATCACTTTCTTGTCCATCGGCTATGGTGACATGGTGCCTCACACTTACTGCGGAAAAGGAGTGTGCCTGTTAACAGGCATCATG GGAGCAGGTTGTACAGCTTTGGTGGTTGCCGTGGTTGCGAGGAAGTCAGAGCTCACCAGAGCTGAGAAACACGTCCATAACTTCATGATGGATACTCAGCTCTATAAAAAG GTAAAAAACACTGCAGCCAATGTGTTGAGAGAGACATGGCTCATTTACAAACACACCAAGCTGGTGAAGAAAGTTGATCGTGCGAGGGTACGCCACCATCAACGTAAATTCCTGCAAGCTATTCACCA ACTGCGGAAAGTTAAAATGGAGCAAAGGAAACTAACTGACCAGGCCAACACCATTGCTGATCTTGCAAAG ACTCAGAACATGATGTACGATCTGGTGTCGGACCTGCAGCATCGAAGTGAGGAGCTAGACAGGAGGATTGTGGCCTTGGAAGACAAGCTGGACTTGATACTTCTCAACATGCACTCGCTGCCTGATGTGCTCTCTCAAGCAATAACaaagatacaaaaagattttttagATGATTTGGTCTGCCGTGTCCACCTCCTATCGTCCTCCCGAAGCTCTGAGTGCTGCTCGGTTCCCGCCAGGCCACTCTGTCAAGGCTCCATCTCATCACAGACGCCATATGGATGA
- the uhrf1 gene encoding E3 ubiquitin-protein ligase UHRF1, giving the protein MWIQVRTMDGKETHRVDSLSKLTKVDELRQKISELFKVEPERQRLFYRGKQMEDGHTIFDYNVGLNDIVQLLIRQNTPRVGVTKNKDKEAELSDSDSGCGSTQSESDKSSTHGEMEVQTAGTSAQTSPPQLLEPGFGFYKVNEMVDARDLNMGAWFEGQIAKVTRSPVIPQEDVVEVKDEDEILYHVKYEDYPENGEIPLLAKDVRPRARSVYQWDELEPGMVVMLNYNPDDPTERGYWYDAEIQRKRETRTLREVYAKIILGEAGDSLNDCRIMFVNEIYKIEAAGSQNDTPVGSESPPKRTNGPECKHCKDDPDKNCRWCNCNICGIKQDPDKQLLCDECDLAYHTYCLNPPLTTIPEDEDWYCPKCRTDSNEVVRAGEKLKDSKKKAKMASASSSSQRDWGKGMACVGRTKQCTIVPSNHYGPIPGVPVGSLWKFRVQVSESGVHRPHVAGIHGRNNDGAYSLVLAGGYEDDVDDGNEFTYTGSGGRDLSGNKRTAEQSCDQTLTHMNRALALNCNVPVNWKNGAQAKTWKDGKPVRVVRSWKGRKHSKYCPEEGNRYDGIYKIVKYWPAKGKSGFLVWRYLLKRDDDEPAPWTRDGKERIKKLGLVMQYPAGYQKEKENKNEEEEETPSKAKRKRESQRIESTKNSPAKSPKKVKVEVYKLSGKQKAFIKDDRQNKKVWDEAMESLSLGPKFLNKVEEVFLCICCQEVVYRPITTECQHNVCKECLQRSFKADVYTCPACRHDLGKNYSMTVNKNLQEILNQFFPGYSNGR; this is encoded by the exons ATGTGGATTCAAGTGCGAACAATGGATGGCAAAGAGACCCATAGGGTGGATTCGCTGTCCAAACTTACAAAGGTGGATGAGCTGCGGCAGAAGATTTCGGAGCTATTTAAAGTGGAGCCGGAAAGGCAGAGGTTGTTTTACCGTGGCAAGCAG ATGGAGGATGGACACACGATATTCGATTATAATGTGGGCCTTAATGACATCGTGCAGTTGCTCATTAGACAGAACACACCCCGTGTTGGAGTTactaaaaacaaagacaaagaagCGGAGCTTTCCGACTCTGATTCTGGCTGCGGCTCAACCCAGAGTGAGTCTGACAAGAGCTCGACTCATGGTGAGATGGAGGTTCAGACCGCTGGTACCTCTGCCCAAACAAGCCCCCCGCAGCTCCTGGAACCGGGATTTGGATTTTACAAG GTCAATGAAATGGTGGACGCAAGGGACTTGAATATGGGCGCGTGGTTTGAAGGCCAGATCGCCAAAGTCACCAGGAGCCCCGTGATTCCCCAAGAGGATGTGGTTGAGGTGAAGGACGAAGACGAGATACTGTACCACGTGAAATATGAAGA TTACCCAGAGAACGGTGAGATCCCTCTTTTGGCTAAGGATGTTCGCCCGAGGGCCCGGTCTGTGTATCAGTGGGATGAGTTGGAGCCTGGTATGGTCGTTATGCTCAACTACAACCCAGATGATCCCACGGAGCGTGGATATTGGTATGATGCTGAGATCCAGAGAAAAAGGGAGACACGCACCCTGCgagaggtttatgcaaagatcATTTTAGG AGAGGCAGGGGACTCGCTCAACGACTGCCGAATTATGTTTGTAAATGAAATTTACAAAATCGAGGCAGCTGGCTCTCAAAATGATACACCCGTTGGATCAGAGAGTCCACCGAAAA GAACAAATGGACCCGAGTGCAAGCACTGCAAGGATGATCCCGATAAAAACTGCCGTTGGTGTAACTGCAACATTTGCGGCATCAAGCAGGATCCTGACAAACAGCTGCTGTGTGATGAATGTGACTTGGCCTACCACACATACTGCCTAAACCCACCACTCACCACCATCCCAGAGGATGAAGACTG GTATTGCCCAAAATGCCGCACTGACTCCAATGAGGTTGTGCGTGCTGGAGAGAAGCTAAAGGACAGTAAGAAGAAAGCCAAAATGGCTTCTGCCAGCTCTTCAAGCCAGAGGGACTGGGGCAAG GGAATGGCCTGTGTTGGTCGAACCAAGCAGTGTACCATTGTCCCATCGAACCACTATGGCCCAATCCCTGGTGTTCCTGTTGGCTCATTGTGGAAATTCCGAGTACAG GTTAGTGAGTCTGGTGTCCACAGACCACATGTAGCTGGGATCCATGGCAGAAACAACGATGGTGCTTACTCTCTGGTCTTAGCAGGAGGCTATGAGGATGATGTG GATGATGGAAATGAGTTTACTTACACTGGTTCTGGAGGTCGAGATCTGTCTGGGAACAAGAGGACTGCTGAGCAATCATGTGATCAGACACTTACTCACATGAACCG TGCACTTGCTCTCAATTGCAATGTTCCTGTCAATTGGAAGAATGGTGCTCAGGCAAAGACCTGGAAGGATGGCAAGCCAGTACGAGTGGTTCGCAGCTGGAAGGGTCGCAAGCACAGTAAATACTGCCCTGAGGAAGGAAACAGATATGATGGGATATACAAA ATAGTGAAATACTGGCCAGCCAAAGGCAAATCTGGTTTCTTGGTTTGGCGCTACCTCCTTAAGCGGGATGATGATGAGCCAGCACCATGGACCAGAGATGGCAAAGAACGCATCAAGAAACTTGGACTTGTCATGCag TATCCTGCTGGTTATCAGAAGGAGAAAGagaacaaaaatgaagaagaggaggaaacacCCAGCAAGGCAAAGAGAAAGAGGGAGTCTCAGCGCATTG AATCCACTAAGAACTCACCAGCCAAGAGTCCCAAGAAAGTGAAAGTGGAAGTTTACAAGCTGTCTGGAAAGCAGAAGGCGTTCATCAAGGATGACAGGCAAAACAAGAAAGTGTGGGATGAAGCCATGGAGTCGCTGTCCCTCGGCCCG AAATTTCTGAACAAAGTTGAAGAGGTTTTCCTCTGCATTTGCTGCCAAGAAGTAGTCTATCGGCCCATCACCACTGAGTGCCAACACAATGTCTGCAAG GAATGCCTTCAGCGTTCCTTCAAGGCAGATGTGTACACTTGCCCGGCCTGCAGACATGACTTGGGCAAAAACTACTCCATGACTGTCAACAAGAATCTGCAAGAGATCCTTAATCAGTTTTTCCCAGGTTACAGCAATGGCCGATGA